One window of the Streptomyces sp. ITFR-21 genome contains the following:
- a CDS encoding response regulator transcription factor, translating into MAIRVLLVDDQPLLRTGFRMILEAEPDLAVIGEAGDGRQALDQVRALRPDVVLMDIRMPRMDGVEATRQITGPDRSGPARVLVLTTFDLDEYVVEALRAGASGFLLKDAPAAELVQAIRVVAAGEAMLAPSITRRLLDKYAGRLPSGEESLPQPLHALTEREVEVLRLVARGLSNAEIAAELFVSETTVKTHVGHVLTKLALRDRVQAAVYAYESGLVRPGIG; encoded by the coding sequence GTGGCGATCCGCGTCCTGCTGGTGGACGATCAGCCTCTGCTGCGCACCGGTTTCCGGATGATCCTGGAGGCCGAGCCGGACCTGGCCGTGATCGGTGAGGCCGGCGACGGCCGGCAGGCACTGGACCAGGTGCGGGCGCTCCGGCCCGACGTGGTGCTGATGGACATCCGGATGCCCCGGATGGACGGGGTGGAGGCCACCCGGCAGATCACCGGCCCGGACCGCTCGGGGCCGGCGAGGGTGCTGGTGCTGACCACCTTCGACCTCGACGAGTACGTGGTGGAGGCGCTGCGGGCGGGGGCCAGCGGCTTCCTGCTGAAGGACGCGCCGGCCGCGGAGCTGGTGCAGGCGATCCGGGTGGTCGCCGCGGGTGAGGCGATGCTGGCGCCGAGCATCACCCGGCGGCTGCTGGACAAGTACGCGGGGCGGCTGCCGTCGGGCGAGGAGTCGCTGCCGCAGCCGCTGCACGCCCTCACCGAGCGGGAGGTGGAGGTGCTCAGGCTGGTGGCCCGCGGCCTGTCCAACGCGGAGATCGCCGCCGAGCTGTTCGTCAGCGAGACGACCGTCAAGACGCACGTGGGCCATGTGCTGACCAAGCTGGCGCTGCGGGACCGGGTGCAGGCGGCGGTGTACGCCTACGAGAGCGGACTGGTGCGCCCCGGGATCGGTTGA
- a CDS encoding ABC transporter substrate-binding protein, with amino-acid sequence MNRKLLVLPALLGAMTPVITGCGGSGGGSGGSGDPIVIGTTDSIVLTKDNPAPLDPATSYDNATWNVFNNTFQELLGYTRGSTTPTPDAAKECHYTDTSGLTYQCTMRDGLKFSNGHNLTADDVKFSVDRMQKINWPTGPATLIADVKSVNAPDDKTVVFHLKAPDATFPAKLATPAAAIVDSSVYDPAKPLDGFKLVGSGPYVLDSFVQGKQAEFSRNPHYQGLDKISNDKIELKLFNDSGKMEAALKGGTIDVMSRTMAPDQITELQNSTDPNLKLTEAPGGETRYLFLNTASPDLKDRAVRQAIAEIIDRQAITREIYKRTADPLYSVVPQGITSHTNSFFNRYHNPSVSKAKKTLKDAGVEDKVSLTINYRQDTGGTVNKPEAQAIAKQLNASGLFDVTTQSEEWSAFLKAASQRKYEIFAVSWLPDFPDPDNYIAPFFDKDNFLNLAYKNTTIQDQILPDTRRQSERSTASSAFGQAQDMIAQDVPMLPLWQGKQYIASRSDITGVEWALNATTATQFWELGRGVSG; translated from the coding sequence ATGAACCGCAAGCTTCTGGTGCTGCCCGCCCTGCTGGGCGCCATGACACCGGTGATCACCGGTTGCGGCGGCTCCGGCGGGGGAAGCGGCGGCAGTGGCGATCCCATCGTCATCGGCACCACCGACAGTATCGTGCTGACCAAGGACAACCCGGCACCGCTCGACCCGGCAACCTCGTACGACAACGCGACCTGGAACGTCTTCAACAACACCTTCCAGGAACTGCTCGGCTACACCCGCGGCAGCACTACGCCCACCCCGGACGCGGCCAAGGAGTGCCACTACACGGACACCTCCGGGCTGACCTACCAGTGCACGATGCGTGACGGCCTGAAGTTCTCCAACGGCCACAACCTCACCGCCGACGACGTGAAGTTCTCCGTCGACCGGATGCAGAAGATCAACTGGCCCACCGGCCCGGCCACGCTGATAGCCGACGTCAAGTCGGTCAACGCCCCCGACGACAAGACGGTGGTCTTCCACCTCAAGGCGCCGGACGCCACCTTCCCGGCCAAGCTCGCCACCCCGGCCGCGGCGATCGTCGACAGCAGCGTCTACGACCCGGCCAAGCCGCTGGACGGCTTCAAGCTGGTCGGCTCCGGACCCTACGTGCTCGACTCCTTCGTCCAGGGCAAGCAGGCCGAGTTCAGCCGGAACCCGCACTACCAGGGCCTGGACAAGATCAGCAACGACAAGATCGAGCTGAAGCTGTTCAACGACTCCGGCAAGATGGAGGCCGCGCTCAAGGGCGGCACCATCGACGTGATGAGCCGCACCATGGCGCCGGACCAGATCACCGAGCTGCAGAACAGCACCGACCCGAACCTCAAGCTCACCGAGGCACCCGGCGGCGAGACCCGCTATCTGTTCCTGAACACCGCCTCGCCCGACCTGAAGGACAGGGCCGTACGGCAGGCCATCGCCGAGATCATCGACCGGCAGGCGATCACCCGGGAGATCTACAAGCGGACCGCCGACCCGCTGTACTCCGTGGTGCCGCAGGGCATCACCAGCCACACCAACTCCTTCTTCAACCGCTACCACAACCCCAGCGTGAGCAAGGCGAAGAAGACCCTCAAGGACGCGGGCGTCGAGGACAAGGTGTCGCTGACCATCAACTACCGCCAGGACACCGGCGGTACGGTCAACAAGCCGGAGGCCCAGGCGATCGCCAAGCAGCTGAACGCCAGCGGCCTGTTCGACGTCACGACGCAGAGCGAGGAGTGGAGCGCCTTCCTGAAGGCCGCCTCACAGCGTAAGTACGAGATCTTCGCGGTGAGCTGGCTGCCGGACTTCCCGGACCCGGACAACTACATCGCGCCGTTCTTCGACAAGGACAACTTCCTCAACCTGGCGTACAAGAACACCACCATCCAGGACCAGATCCTGCCGGACACCCGGCGCCAGTCCGAGCGCAGCACGGCCAGCTCCGCCTTCGGGCAGGCGCAGGACATGATCGCCCAGGACGTGCCGATGCTGCCGCTGTGGCAGGGCAAGCAGTACATCGCCTCGCGCAGTGACATCACCGGTGTGGAGTGGGCGCTGAACGCCACGACCGCCACGCAGTTCTGGGAGCTGGGCCGAGGCGTCTCCGGCTGA